One window of the Rosa rugosa chromosome 3, drRosRugo1.1, whole genome shotgun sequence genome contains the following:
- the LOC133738989 gene encoding root phototropism protein 3-like has product MWDSETESVGGRDYGNGVLGLSKQSVKTDGFELKGNSWYVATDISSDLLVQVGQVNFHLHKYPLLSRSGKINRIMYELRDPDLSKIVLDDLPGGPKAFELAAKFCYGIAVDLTAANISGLRCAAEFLEMTEDLEEGNLIFKTEAFLSYVVLSSWRDSIVVLKSCEKLSPWAENLQIVRRCSESIAWKACANPKGIRWAYTGKPPKVSSPTWNDMKDSSPSRNQQVPPDWWFEDASILRIDHYVRVITAIKVKGMRFELIGAAIMHYAAKWLPGMITDGSGAADEGSNASNSNTGNNTGSRWKGGLHLIVAGTKDEPSPVQAKDQRMIIESLISIIPPQKDSVSCSFLLRLLRMANMLKVAPALVTELEKRVGMQFEQATLADLLIPSYNKNETMYDVDLVQRLLEHFLVQEQTEISSPSQQSFIEKHYDGTQRGTGPNAKMRVARLVDSYLTEVSRDRSLSLTKFQVLAEALPESARICDDGLYRAIDSYLKAHPTLSEHERKRLCRVMDCQKLSIDACMHAAQNERLPLRVVVQVLFSEQVKISNALANNALKEAGDSHYQPMVSNRKTLLEGTPQSFQEGWAAAKKDINTVKFELESVKAKYLELQNDMENLQRQFEKMSKQKHTSAWSSGWKKLSKLTKTTTFENQNIGPEHPSAAAEQTTKTPRRWRNSIS; this is encoded by the exons TATCCCCTGCTGTCAAGGAGTGGAAAGATCAACAGAATCATGTATGAATTACGAGACCCGGACTTGAGTAAGATTGTTTTGGATGACCTTCCTGGTGGACCCAAGGCTTTTGAGCTAGCTGCAAAGTTCTGCTATGGAATTGCTGTTGATCTTACAGCAGCCAATATATCAGGCCTTAGATGTGCTGCAGAGTTCCTTGAAATGACAGAAGACTTGGAAGAAGGCAATCTTATTTTCAAAACCGAAGCATTTCTCAGCTATGTGGTTTTGTCCTCGTGGAGAGACTCCATAGTGGTGTTGAAAAGTTGTGAGAAGCTCTCACCATGGGCTGAAAACCTCCAAATTGTTCGAAGATGTAGCGAGTCCATTGCTTGGAAAGCTTGTGCCAATCCAAAAGGGATACGATGGGCATACACTGGTAAGCCTCCAAAAGTTTCAAGCCCAACTTGGAATGACATGAAAGACTCAAGTCCAAGTAGAAACCAGCAAGTTCCTCCTGATTGGTGGTTTGAAGATGCTTCAATTCTTCGCATTGACCATTACGTCAGGGTTATTACTGCTATTAAGGTAAAGGGGATGAGATTTGAACTGATTGGAGCTGCAATAATGCACTATGCAGCTAAATGGCTCCCTGGTATGATAACTGATGGCTCGGGGGCAGCCGATGAAGGAAGCAACGCCAGCAATAGTAATACTGGTAATAATACTGGGAGCAGATGGAAGGGTGGACTCCACCTGATTGTGGCTGGAACTAAAGATGAGCCTTCACCTGTTCAGGCCAAAGATCAACGTATGATCATTGAGAGCCTTATTAGCATAATTCCTCCGCAGAAGGATAGTGTTTCATGCAGCTTCCTTCTTCGACTTTTGAGAATGGCAAACATGTTGAAAGTAGCACCTGCACTGGTTACAGAGTTGGAAAAACGGGTGGGAATGCAGTTCGAACAGGCTACATTGGCAGATCTTCTTATTCCTTCTTACAATAAGAATGAAACTATGTATGATGTGGATCTTGTTCAGAGGCTTCTGGAGCATTTTCTCGTTCAAGAACAGACTGAAATTTCAAGTCCAAGCCAACAATCTTTTATTGAAAAACACTACGATGGAACTCAAAGGGGTACAGGCCCAAATGCTAAGATGAGGGTAGCTAGGCTTGTTGATAGTTATCTTACAGAGGTGTCAAGAGATAGAAGTCTTTCCCTAACAAAGTTTCAGGTACTGGCAGAAGCTTTGCCTGAATCTGCAAGAATATGTGATGATGGACTTTATAGAGCAATTGATTCATATCTCAAG GCCCATCCAACACTCTCTGAGCATGAAAGGAAGAGGCTCTGCAGGGTGATGGATTGCCAAAAGCTATCAATTGATGCTTGCATGCATGCTGCACAAAATGAAAGGCTCCCATTAAGAGTGGTGGTGCAAGTCCTTTTCTCTGAACAAGTGAAGATAAGCAATGCATTAGCCAACAATGCCCTTAAAGAAGCCGGAGACTCTCACTATCAGCCCATGGTTTCAAATCGGAAAACACTACTTGAAGGGACCCCACAATCCTTCCAAGAAGGATGGGCAGCAGCTAAGAAGGACATCAACACTGTAAAGTTTGAACTGGAGAGCGTAAAAGCCAAGTACCTCGAGCTCCAGAATGACATGGAAAACTTACAGCGACAGTTCGAAAAGATGTCAAAGCAGAAACACACGTCGGCATGGAGCAGCGGGTGGAAGAAACTCAGCAAACTCACTAAGACTACAACTTTTGAGAACCAGAACATTGGGCCTGAGCATCCATCAGCTGCTGCTGAACAGACAACAAAAACACCTAGGAGGTGGAGGAATTCCATTTCCTAG
- the LOC133740304 gene encoding protein ROOT HAIR DEFECTIVE 3-like: protein MKRGNPLYLLVIFVGFLLFKALWMQLDTSAEFRNGALPGLLSLSTKLVPTIMNMMKRLTDEGAAATADNNPQRNPAVALKSISNGANASSSMSSTASSEVTESKYSSPSKQE from the exons ATGAAAAGAGG AAATCCTTTGTATCTGCTGGTCATCTTCGTTGGCTTTTTACTCTTTAAAGCACTATGGATGCAGCTAGACACCTCGGCCGAATTCCGCAATGGCGCT CTTCCGGGACTTCTCTCTTTGTCCACCAAGTTGGTGCCAACTATCATGAACATGATGAAGAGATTAACAGATGAAGGGGCAGCAGCTACTGCGGATAACAATCCTCAAAGAAACCCTGCAGTAGCATTAAAGAGCATAAGCAATGGAGCAAATGCTAGCAGTTCCATGTCATCTACTGCCTCATCGGAAGTGACAGAATCTAAATACTCTAGTCCTTCAAAACAAGAATAA